In Cloacibacterium caeni, a single window of DNA contains:
- a CDS encoding helix-turn-helix domain-containing protein, which produces MALEIITKEDLQEFKNDLLQELKNLLLPKTNNQKQWLRSADVKALLKISSGTLQNMRINGTLRYSKVGGTLYYNYEDIEKLLQSNN; this is translated from the coding sequence ATGGCACTAGAAATTATTACCAAAGAAGACCTTCAAGAGTTCAAAAATGATCTTTTACAAGAACTCAAAAACTTACTGCTCCCAAAAACAAACAACCAAAAACAATGGCTCCGTAGCGCAGATGTTAAAGCACTCCTCAAAATATCCTCGGGAACACTCCAAAACATGAGGATTAACGGCACTCTCCGTTACTCTAAAGTCGGAGGTACACTATACTACAACTATGAGGACATTGAAAAGCTCTTACAATCTAATAATTAA
- a CDS encoding virulence RhuM family protein: MSEIILYTTDDGLTKINVQLEDETVWLTQDQIAMLFDKAKSTISEHIKHIFEEGELDEKSVVRKFRTTAADGKNYEVNYFNLDVIISVGYRVKSVQGTRFRQWATQRLKEYIVKGFTMDDERLKNLGGGNYWKELLDRIRDIRSSEKVMYRQVLELYATATDYDPKSEESLTFFKIVQNKLHYAAHGNTASEVIYLRVDSDKPFAGLTNFKGEQPTQAEAMIAKNYLEEKELKVLNNLVAAYFDLAELNAIEEREMRMTDYVRELDNILGSTGRKILEGSGKISHTQAAEKAKLEYKKYKAQTLLSVEKEYLKTISDLEKKAKKKGKQ; this comes from the coding sequence ATGAGCGAAATAATTTTATATACCACGGACGATGGACTGACTAAAATAAATGTCCAACTCGAAGATGAAACCGTTTGGCTTACACAAGACCAAATAGCAATGTTGTTTGACAAAGCAAAATCAACCATCAGCGAACATATTAAACACATTTTTGAAGAAGGTGAATTAGATGAAAAATCAGTTGTTCGGAAATTCCGAACAACTGCTGCTGACGGCAAAAATTACGAAGTAAATTATTTTAACCTCGATGTTATCATTTCCGTTGGTTATCGGGTGAAATCGGTACAAGGCACTCGTTTTCGACAATGGGCAACGCAACGCTTAAAGGAGTATATAGTAAAAGGGTTTACAATGGACGATGAACGCCTTAAAAACTTGGGCGGTGGCAATTATTGGAAAGAACTATTAGACCGCATTCGCGACATTCGTTCCAGCGAAAAGGTAATGTACCGTCAGGTGTTGGAATTGTATGCGACTGCTACCGATTATGACCCAAAAAGCGAAGAAAGTTTGACTTTTTTTAAAATTGTTCAAAACAAATTGCATTATGCAGCTCACGGAAATACGGCAAGTGAAGTAATTTATTTGCGTGTGGACAGCGATAAACCTTTTGCAGGGCTCACCAATTTTAAAGGCGAGCAACCCACACAAGCCGAAGCAATGATTGCCAAAAATTATTTGGAAGAAAAAGAATTGAAAGTGCTCAACAATTTAGTAGCCGCTTATTTTGATTTGGCAGAATTAAACGCTATTGAAGAACGGGAAATGCGTATGACAGATTATGTGCGTGAATTAGACAATATTCTTGGTTCTACAGGAAGAAAAATATTGGAAGGTTCGGGAAAAATATCGCATACTCAGGCAGCAGAGAAAGCAAAGTTGGAATATAAGAAGTACAAAGCACAAACGCTGCTATCCGTAGAAAAAGAGTATTTGAAAACTATCTCGGATTTGGAGAAAAAAGCAAAAAAGAAAGGGAAACAATGA
- a CDS encoding transcriptional regulator: MNYIRHLTGFYEKIHEDSRLNPTHISLYLALFQFWNLNHFQNPISISRHEMMKLSKIAALGTYHKCIKDLQDFGYIEYLPSFNPYKGSLVNLHNFENIDVHHLNKNRIKNQTSSEQALNQHHIKIETGIEQALIPSINYINNINNKHSITSPETSSNFKQAFLPAIPFQEIVPKSLSQKSEEKEKLREKKKKIAKLSPTLIENNIQVGGKKNFPVILNEAKRSEESHYIKPAPKIPPTFAEVKLFFEEKDTPLSEAERFFDHYESNGWLVGGKSKMKNWEAAARNWLKNSKKFNDNLKPRSLSGAEGKRNNLQATTNKSYKEPL, encoded by the coding sequence ATGAACTACATCCGCCACCTTACAGGATTTTACGAAAAAATCCACGAAGACTCACGCCTTAACCCCACACACATCAGCTTATACCTTGCTTTATTTCAGTTCTGGAACCTCAACCACTTCCAGAACCCAATAAGCATTTCACGACATGAAATGATGAAGCTCAGTAAAATTGCAGCGTTAGGAACTTATCACAAGTGTATAAAAGACCTTCAAGATTTTGGATATATCGAATATTTACCCTCATTCAATCCATACAAAGGAAGTTTGGTCAATCTTCATAATTTCGAAAATATAGATGTTCACCATTTGAACAAGAACCGTATCAAAAATCAAACAAGCTCTGAACAAGCATTGAACCAGCACCATATCAAAATCGAAACAGGTATTGAACAAGCATTGATACCTTCTATAAACTATATAAACAATATAAACAATAAACATAGTATTACCTCACCCGAGACCAGTTCAAATTTTAAACAAGCTTTTTTACCTGCAATTCCTTTCCAAGAAATTGTTCCAAAATCACTATCCCAAAAAAGTGAAGAAAAAGAAAAGTTGCGCGAAAAGAAAAAGAAAATCGCAAAGCTTTCGCCAACTCTTATCGAAAACAATATTCAAGTTGGAGGCAAAAAGAATTTTCCTGTCATTCTGAACGAAGCAAAGCGCAGTGAAGAATCTCACTACATCAAACCAGCTCCCAAAATCCCACCCACCTTTGCTGAGGTAAAACTTTTTTTCGAAGAAAAAGACACTCCGCTTTCCGAAGCCGAAAGATTTTTTGACCACTACGAATCCAACGGCTGGCTCGTGGGTGGAAAATCCAAAATGAAAAATTGGGAAGCAGCTGCACGCAATTGGCTCAAAAACTCCAAAAAATTCAATGATAATTTAAAACCACGTAGCCTGAGCGGAGCCGAAGGCAAACGCAACAATCTCCAAGCCACCACCAACAAAAGCTACAAAGAACCACTTTAA
- a CDS encoding type I restriction-modification system subunit M yields MTSIAQRAALQNQIWKIANDVRGSVDGWDFKQFVLGTLFYRFISENFTNYIEAGDESINYSQLSDEVITPEIKDDAIKTKGYFIYPSQLFVNIAKNANNNPNLNTDLKAIFDAIESSANGYPSEEDIKGLFADFDTTSSRLGNNVENKNARLAAVIKGVEQLDFGKFEDNQIDLFGDAYEFLIGNYAANAGKSGGEFFTPQHVSKLIAQLAMHGQKSVNKIYDPAAGSGSLLLQAKKHFDNHIIEEGFYGQEVNHTTYNLARMNMFLHNINYDKFHIVLGDTLRDPQLMDEKPFDAIVSNPPYSIPWIGSDDPTLINDDRFAPAGVLAPKSKADFAFVLHALHYLSSKGRAAIVCFPGIFYRGGAEQKIRKYLVDNNFVETVIALAPNLFYGTSIAVNILVLSKHKTDTKTQFIDVTGEDFFRKVTNNNLLEDEHIDKIMAMFDSKAEVPHVATTIDNAKIAENDYNLSVSSYVEAKDKREKINIEELNAEISKTVEKINILRANIDKIIKEIEV; encoded by the coding sequence ATGACAAGCATAGCACAAAGAGCGGCATTACAAAATCAAATTTGGAAGATTGCCAACGACGTTAGAGGCTCAGTAGATGGGTGGGATTTCAAACAATTTGTATTAGGAACTTTGTTTTATCGCTTCATTAGCGAAAACTTTACCAATTACATTGAAGCTGGAGACGAAAGCATAAATTATTCCCAATTATCTGATGAGGTCATCACTCCCGAAATCAAAGATGACGCCATAAAAACAAAAGGCTACTTCATATATCCAAGCCAGCTTTTTGTGAACATTGCAAAAAATGCCAATAACAACCCCAATCTAAACACAGACCTAAAAGCCATTTTTGATGCCATAGAAAGTTCTGCCAATGGTTATCCTTCGGAAGAAGACATCAAAGGTTTGTTTGCAGATTTTGATACCACAAGCTCAAGACTAGGCAACAATGTAGAAAACAAAAACGCTCGTTTAGCAGCAGTCATCAAAGGCGTGGAACAACTAGACTTTGGTAAATTTGAAGACAACCAAATAGACCTTTTTGGTGATGCCTACGAATTCCTTATCGGCAATTATGCAGCCAACGCGGGGAAATCGGGAGGTGAGTTTTTCACCCCTCAACACGTTTCTAAACTCATTGCTCAACTGGCAATGCACGGACAAAAATCAGTCAACAAAATTTACGACCCTGCAGCAGGTTCTGGCTCATTACTATTACAAGCCAAAAAACATTTTGACAACCACATCATAGAAGAAGGTTTCTACGGACAAGAAGTCAATCATACCACCTACAACTTGGCGCGTATGAATATGTTTTTGCACAATATCAATTATGATAAGTTTCACATTGTTTTAGGAGATACCCTTAGAGACCCTCAGCTGATGGACGAAAAACCGTTTGACGCCATTGTGTCTAATCCGCCGTATTCTATCCCTTGGATAGGGAGTGATGACCCTACCTTGATTAACGATGACCGTTTTGCGCCTGCAGGTGTTTTAGCTCCTAAGTCTAAAGCAGATTTTGCATTTGTATTACACGCCTTGCATTACTTATCGAGTAAAGGGAGAGCAGCTATTGTGTGCTTCCCAGGTATTTTTTACCGTGGCGGTGCCGAACAAAAAATTAGAAAATATTTGGTAGACAACAATTTTGTAGAAACCGTCATTGCTTTAGCCCCTAACTTATTCTACGGAACGTCTATCGCCGTAAATATTCTCGTGCTTTCTAAACATAAAACAGATACCAAAACCCAGTTTATTGATGTTACAGGGGAAGATTTCTTTAGAAAGGTAACCAATAACAATTTGCTAGAAGACGAACATATCGATAAGATTATGGCGATGTTTGACAGTAAAGCCGAAGTGCCACACGTAGCCACCACTATTGACAATGCTAAAATTGCAGAAAACGATTACAACCTATCCGTAAGCTCGTATGTAGAAGCCAAAGATAAGCGCGAGAAAATTAATATCGAGGAACTGAATGCAGAGATTTCAAAAACGGTGGAGAAAATAAATATACTTCGTGCGAATATTGATAAAATTATAAAAGAGATTGAAGTATGA
- a CDS encoding site-specific integrase, translated as MNHYSLLFYAKKTKGNPELSAIYLRITVRGKRSEISTGQTIPTASWCSKSGKLKGNSQQSKFINSLLEHIKFKVFSSYNELILANKEITSETLKNRYLGIDEKKVTIVEVFKEHNKQMYDLIGETYSKGTWERYETSLRHTIEFLKWKYNVSDMDVKQINPEFVSSYEYWLRTVRKCANNSAVKYIKNFQKIINICFANEWISKNPFINYKSKLTTVVPNFLSQSHIDQILNKEFKSERLASVRDIFIFSCYTGLAYVDIKNLTYENIFIDLKGEKWIKTKRTKTKVEVRIPILPIAEMIMNKYKDHPKCLNQNLVLPILSNQKMNEYLKEISTLCDIEFDLTFHAARHTFATTVTLNNGVPIETVSKMLGHKSIKMTQHYAKILDSKVSNDMNILKEKLAQKELKMKIS; from the coding sequence ATGAACCACTACAGTTTACTTTTCTACGCCAAGAAAACAAAAGGCAATCCAGAACTATCAGCCATTTATTTACGTATTACAGTGAGAGGAAAACGCTCTGAAATATCAACTGGGCAAACTATCCCAACAGCTTCATGGTGTTCTAAATCTGGTAAATTAAAAGGCAATTCCCAACAATCCAAATTCATTAATTCACTTTTAGAGCATATAAAATTCAAAGTATTTTCAAGTTATAACGAATTAATTTTGGCAAATAAAGAAATAACGAGTGAAACTCTTAAAAATCGTTATTTAGGTATTGACGAAAAGAAAGTAACTATCGTTGAAGTTTTCAAAGAACATAACAAACAAATGTATGACTTAATAGGAGAAACTTATTCCAAAGGAACTTGGGAAAGATATGAGACTTCCCTTAGACATACGATTGAATTTTTAAAATGGAAATATAATGTTTCGGATATGGACGTTAAACAAATCAATCCCGAATTTGTTTCTAGTTACGAATATTGGTTAAGAACAGTTCGTAAATGTGCCAATAATTCTGCTGTTAAGTACATTAAGAATTTTCAAAAAATCATAAATATCTGCTTTGCTAATGAGTGGATTTCAAAAAATCCTTTCATCAATTACAAATCAAAATTAACAACTGTAGTTCCTAATTTTTTATCTCAATCTCATATAGATCAAATTTTGAATAAAGAATTTAAGTCAGAAAGATTAGCATCAGTCAGAGACATTTTTATTTTTAGTTGCTATACTGGTTTAGCATACGTTGATATTAAAAATCTTACTTATGAAAATATATTTATTGACTTAAAAGGTGAAAAATGGATAAAAACAAAAAGAACAAAAACTAAGGTGGAGGTAAGAATTCCTATTCTCCCTATTGCAGAAATGATTATGAATAAATACAAAGATCATCCTAAATGTTTAAATCAAAATTTAGTCCTCCCAATACTAAGCAATCAAAAAATGAACGAGTATTTAAAAGAAATTTCTACACTATGCGATATAGAATTTGATTTAACTTTTCATGCAGCAAGACACACTTTTGCCACAACAGTAACTCTAAATAATGGTGTACCAATCGAAACAGTAAGTAAAATGCTAGGTCATAAAAGTATTAAAATGACCCAACACTACGCCAAAATCCTAGATTCCAAAGTCAGCAACGACATGAATATCTTAAAAGAAAAATTAGCCCAAAAAGAACTAAAAATGAAGATTTCTTAA
- a CDS encoding AAA family ATPase, with product MNFPTPPIETRYDYYKIIPEFKKFASQYIGKNYLIPDEEKPIVFATIAWMLQDDLVAKEMDFDLQKGILLSGPIGCGKTTLFKLMQKFIGNKNKFGMVSTRQIVSEFMQSGYQILENYSKGNFAHDARKAKVYCFDDLGIETSSKYYGNDCNVMAEILLTRYDLFKEKGLITHLTTNLSAAEIESIYGNRLRSRMREMFNLFGYDQNSTDKRK from the coding sequence ATGAACTTTCCTACACCACCCATAGAAACCCGTTATGATTATTACAAAATCATTCCAGAATTCAAAAAATTCGCTTCCCAATACATCGGTAAAAACTACCTCATTCCAGACGAAGAAAAACCCATAGTCTTCGCCACCATTGCATGGATGCTCCAAGACGATTTAGTAGCTAAAGAAATGGACTTCGACCTCCAAAAAGGAATTCTCCTTTCTGGTCCTATCGGTTGCGGAAAAACCACCTTATTCAAGCTCATGCAAAAATTCATAGGAAACAAAAACAAATTCGGCATGGTCTCCACACGCCAAATCGTTTCAGAATTCATGCAGTCGGGCTATCAAATCCTTGAGAACTACTCCAAAGGAAACTTCGCCCACGATGCTCGAAAAGCCAAAGTCTATTGCTTTGACGATTTAGGCATTGAAACCTCATCGAAGTATTACGGAAACGATTGCAATGTCATGGCAGAAATCCTCCTCACACGCTATGACCTGTTCAAAGAAAAAGGACTCATCACTCACCTCACCACCAATCTTTCTGCAGCTGAAATAGAATCCATCTACGGAAACAGGCTTCGCTCCCGAATGAGAGAAATGTTTAATCTTTTCGGTTACGACCAAAACTCCACCGACAAAAGAAAGTAA
- a CDS encoding restriction endonuclease subunit S has translation MSYIDKLLEGVEVVWLPLEKFAEYEQPTKYLVNSNIYNDNFKIPVLTAGKTFILGYTDETEGIYRASKNPVIIFDDFTTANKWVDFDFKAKSSAMKMITSKDESLVSLKYIYYWMNTLPSDLIDGDHKRQWISNYSKKLIPIPCPENTKKSLEIQQKIVAILDTFTELTAELTAELTARKSQYTYYREKLLSFDENKVKWKTLGEVAEIGTGSHNTQDAVDYGIYTFYARGITPLKLNSYDFDETAIITAGDGVGVGKVFHWAVGKYALHQRAYRIVPNSVVNSRYVYHYIITKFYDYILKTSVNSSVTSMRKPMFLNFPIPIPSLEEQERIVSILDQFDTLTTSITEGLPKEIELRKKQYEYYRDMLLSFPKN, from the coding sequence ATGAGTTACATAGATAAATTATTAGAGGGTGTTGAGGTCGTGTGGTTACCCTTAGAAAAATTCGCTGAATATGAGCAACCAACAAAATATTTGGTGAATTCAAATATTTATAACGACAATTTTAAAATTCCTGTTTTAACGGCTGGTAAAACCTTTATTCTAGGTTATACTGATGAAACCGAAGGAATATATAGAGCATCAAAAAATCCTGTCATAATTTTTGATGATTTTACAACTGCAAACAAATGGGTTGATTTTGATTTTAAAGCGAAGTCTTCAGCTATGAAAATGATTACTTCCAAAGATGAATCATTAGTGTCATTAAAATATATTTATTATTGGATGAATACGTTGCCAAGTGATTTAATAGATGGTGACCATAAAAGACAATGGATTAGTAATTATTCTAAAAAACTTATCCCCATTCCATGCCCAGAAAACACTAAAAAATCTCTCGAAATCCAACAAAAAATAGTTGCAATTCTAGATACATTCACCGAACTTACAGCAGAGCTTACAGCAGAGCTTACAGCAAGAAAATCGCAATATACTTATTATAGAGAAAAGTTGCTATCTTTTGATGAAAATAAAGTGAAATGGAAGACGTTGGGGGAGGTGGCGGAAATTGGCACTGGCAGTCATAATACACAAGATGCTGTTGATTATGGCATTTATACATTTTATGCAAGAGGTATAACTCCCTTAAAACTTAATTCATATGATTTTGATGAAACAGCTATCATTACAGCAGGTGATGGAGTTGGTGTTGGAAAAGTATTTCATTGGGCAGTTGGAAAATATGCACTACACCAAAGAGCATATAGAATTGTGCCAAATAGTGTCGTTAATTCAAGATATGTCTATCACTACATAATTACAAAGTTTTATGATTACATTCTTAAGACCTCTGTAAATTCATCTGTTACTTCAATGAGAAAGCCCATGTTTTTAAATTTTCCAATCCCCATTCCCTCACTCGAAGAACAAGAACGCATTGTTTCTATTTTAGACCAATTTGATACGCTCACCACTTCCATCACCGAAGGTTTACCAAAAGAAATAGAGCTAAGAAAAAAACAATACGAGTATTATAGAGATATGTTATTATCTTTTCCTAAAAATTAA
- a CDS encoding RteC domain-containing protein, with product MLIKHKFKSKHEEILFFKSIKPQFTSKLYYHMAIYRIASQAPLGGASILKKYYEAEQANIKDFFDKNLDFYQYYRTNSTFLDEKYFLRGNVDFKINLNNYYFEFDPKFSTAHDSKVALIMANDLLSIYIDKKILELEKALNGIYTTQSSKLQWTASKVALIELIYALQTEGVFNNGTANVKDIAEQFQETFNVDLGQYRRMFLDIRTRKDDRAKFINTLKDKLLLRMEETDENF from the coding sequence ATGCTCATTAAACATAAATTTAAATCTAAGCATGAAGAAATTTTATTTTTTAAATCCATAAAACCGCAATTCACTTCCAAGCTATATTATCACATGGCAATTTATAGAATTGCTTCCCAAGCTCCATTAGGAGGTGCATCAATCCTCAAAAAATATTATGAAGCTGAACAGGCCAACATAAAAGATTTCTTTGATAAGAATTTAGATTTTTATCAATACTACCGTACGAATAGCACTTTCCTAGATGAGAAATATTTTTTGAGAGGAAATGTAGATTTTAAAATCAACCTCAACAATTATTATTTTGAATTTGACCCTAAATTCTCAACCGCCCATGATAGCAAAGTCGCTTTAATCATGGCGAACGACCTTTTGTCTATATACATAGATAAAAAGATTTTAGAGCTTGAAAAAGCACTAAACGGGATTTATACAACCCAATCATCCAAACTCCAATGGACGGCCTCAAAAGTCGCCCTTATTGAACTCATCTACGCCCTCCAAACCGAAGGCGTTTTCAACAACGGAACTGCTAATGTTAAAGACATTGCAGAACAATTCCAAGAAACCTTCAATGTAGATTTAGGACAATACAGGCGTATGTTCCTAGACATCAGAACCCGAAAAGACGACAGAGCCAAATTTATCAATACCCTCAAAGATAAACTTCTGTTAAGAATGGAGGAAACAGACGAAAATTTTTAA